A window of the Emys orbicularis isolate rEmyOrb1 chromosome 1, rEmyOrb1.hap1, whole genome shotgun sequence genome harbors these coding sequences:
- the CCDC70 gene encoding coiled-coil domain-containing protein 70 — protein MSYTSRQKQLIKKLWDEKVFREEIKAFQEKIKGFREKMNAFRKKIRAFRMAIQAFWEEENPIWEEENAFREAEKTFREEAKAFWEGYRDFWKGYNAFWKKDKAFWKEDQFLWEKDKVLLDEDKVLWAEEKALWADEKALLEEERAFWEDEEALREDEKALQEDEKSIWEGAFGPLRGEQLLLAVAINAPGSHGPDILRGSG, from the coding sequence ATGTCCTACACCTCCCGCCAGAAGCAGCTCATCAAGAAGCTGTGGGATGAGAAAGTTTTTCGGGAGGAAATCAAGGCTTTTCAGGAGAAGATCAAGGGCTTTCGGGAGAAGATGAATGCCTTTCGGAAGAAGATCAGGGCCTTCAGGATGGCGATCCAGGCCTTCTGGGAGGAGGAAAACCCCATCTGGGAGGAGGAAAATGCCTTTCGGGAGGCAGAAAAGACTTTCCGGGAAGAAGCAAAAGCCTTCTGGGAGGGGTACAGGGACTTCTGGAAGGGGTATAATGCTTTCTGGAAGAAGGACAAGGCTTTCTGGAAGGAGGATCAGTTCCTCTGGGAAAAGGACAAGGTTCTCCTGGACGAGGACAAGGTCCTGTGGGCAGAAGAAAAGGCTCTCTGGGCAGATGAAAAAGCCCTCCTAGAAGAGGAAAGAGCTTTCTGGGAGGATGAGGAAGCCCTACGAGAAGATGAAAAAGCCCTCCAAGAAGATGAAAAATCTATCTGGGAGGGGGCATTTGGCCCTCTGAGAGGAGAACAATTACTGCTAGCTGTAGCTATCAATGCTCCTGGGAGTCATGGCCCAGATATTCTTAGAGGAAGTGGGTAG